In one window of Tellurirhabdus rosea DNA:
- a CDS encoding 6-pyruvoyl trahydropterin synthase family protein: MIYVTRKEHFNAAHRLYNPVWSEEKNKEVFGPCANLNWHGHNFELIVTVKGEPNPDTGFVIDLKQLGDIIKREVVEKVDHKNLNLDVDFMQGKMASCEIFVMEIWKILERALSRITEARLHHIRLVETPKQYVDYYGE, translated from the coding sequence ATGATTTACGTTACCCGAAAAGAACATTTCAACGCGGCGCACCGGCTTTACAACCCGGTCTGGTCGGAGGAAAAAAATAAAGAGGTGTTTGGCCCCTGCGCCAACCTGAACTGGCACGGCCATAATTTCGAACTGATCGTCACGGTCAAAGGCGAACCGAACCCGGACACGGGCTTTGTCATTGATCTGAAGCAGCTTGGCGATATAATCAAACGGGAAGTTGTCGAGAAAGTAGACCACAAAAACCTGAATCTCGACGTCGATTTCATGCAGGGCAAGATGGCTTCCTGCGAAATATTCGTAATGGAAATCTGGAAAATTCTGGAACGCGCCCTCTCCCGCATCACCGAAGCCCGCCTCCACCACATCCGCCTCGTCGAAACCCCAAAGCAGTATGTGGATTACTACGGAGAATAA
- the rfaD gene encoding ADP-glyceromanno-heptose 6-epimerase, translating into MVIVTGAAGFIGSCLISRLNQENFNFIIAVDDFSKTEKLPNLEGKRIQERVDREAFFDWLDANNEEVEFIFHIGARTDTTEFDRSIFDHLNVEYSQKIWQKCVDYQIPLVYASSAATYGLGELGYDDNEQLIPQLRPLNPYGDSKNDFDIWALEQECKPFFWAGLKFFNVYGPNEYHKGRMASVIFHAYHQIRQNDGMKLFRSHHPDFRDGEQMRDFVYVKDVVEVCLFLMHHRRNSGIYNLGSGKARTFLDLANNTFKAMDKDSNITFVDTPADIRDKYQYFTQANMSKLRSIGYSQPFHTLEEGIEDYVRNYLTTGEYL; encoded by the coding sequence ATGGTCATTGTCACTGGCGCCGCAGGCTTTATCGGGAGCTGTCTGATTTCCCGGCTGAATCAGGAAAACTTCAATTTTATCATCGCCGTAGATGATTTCTCCAAAACCGAAAAGCTGCCTAATCTGGAAGGGAAACGAATCCAGGAGCGCGTGGACCGCGAGGCGTTTTTCGACTGGCTGGATGCCAACAACGAAGAGGTTGAGTTTATTTTCCACATTGGCGCCCGTACCGACACCACCGAATTTGACCGCAGCATCTTCGACCACCTGAACGTCGAATATTCGCAGAAAATCTGGCAGAAGTGCGTCGATTACCAGATTCCGCTGGTCTACGCCTCCTCCGCCGCCACCTACGGCCTCGGCGAACTCGGCTACGACGACAACGAACAGCTCATTCCGCAACTCCGCCCGCTGAACCCGTACGGCGATTCCAAGAACGACTTCGACATCTGGGCGCTGGAGCAGGAATGCAAACCGTTTTTCTGGGCCGGTCTGAAGTTTTTCAACGTCTACGGTCCCAACGAATACCACAAAGGGCGCATGGCGTCGGTGATTTTCCACGCCTACCACCAGATTCGGCAGAACGACGGCATGAAGCTGTTCCGTTCGCACCACCCGGACTTCAGGGACGGCGAGCAGATGCGGGATTTTGTGTACGTCAAGGACGTGGTGGAGGTGTGCCTGTTTCTGATGCATCACCGCCGCAACTCCGGCATCTACAACCTCGGCAGCGGTAAGGCCCGCACCTTCCTCGACCTGGCCAACAATACCTTCAAGGCCATGGACAAAGACTCCAACATCACCTTCGTGGATACCCCGGCCGACATCCGCGACAAATACCAGTACTTCACGCAGGCCAACATGAGCAAGCTCCGTTCGATTGGCTATTCGCAGCCTTTCCACACGCTGGAAGAAGGCATTGAAGACTACGTGCGGAACTACCTGACGACGGGGGAGTACCTCTGA
- a CDS encoding S8 family serine peptidase encodes MKKILLLFLGLVFCQTGVVKAQSRYWIQLKDKPSSLPPSLSPAALASRHQRGLSVDETDQPVHTAYVEQLARLGIRPALKSRWLNAVSAELTPDQATRVRQLPFVKDLTAIDRNLIITSTTPEPGTRVQMAPVMSQIQAEAFAGAGLTARNVSIGVIDAGFHGADSTGALRHIFARKGIREIRDYVNPARPLNSFFQSLETMSDFHGTEVMTAIAGLDPADNVLQGLATDATFYLARTDHGGREFRGEEDNWISAMEWMDSLGVRLINTSLGYAKGFSDPKENYQPTQMDGHTSLISKAAQLAADKKGMLIIVSAGNEGDDRTWRIISTPADAQGVLAVGATNAKVWNRIGYSSIGPEFLPYLKPNVACFSLYGTSLSAPVITGFAACLMQANPKLTNKELISIIEKSSHLYPYGNNFVGYGVPQASRALALAQGQFVPPTAKSIKVTGRTYALRLPDYHEPTVSLFRKKDEMHVLAQEAARIQNGKLVLTRQHGERRTTVDLKQEVIEVIWE; translated from the coding sequence ATGAAAAAAATTCTCCTGTTGTTTTTGGGGCTGGTGTTCTGCCAGACAGGTGTCGTAAAAGCCCAATCGCGGTACTGGATTCAGCTCAAAGACAAACCCTCCTCCTTACCTCCCTCCCTTTCTCCGGCCGCCCTGGCCAGTCGCCACCAACGCGGTTTATCCGTCGATGAAACCGATCAGCCCGTTCATACCGCCTACGTGGAACAACTCGCCCGTCTGGGTATCCGCCCGGCTTTGAAATCCCGCTGGCTCAACGCCGTTTCGGCAGAACTGACGCCCGACCAGGCGACCCGCGTCCGGCAACTTCCGTTTGTGAAGGACCTCACGGCCATTGACCGCAATCTGATCATCACCAGTACCACCCCCGAGCCGGGAACGCGCGTCCAGATGGCACCCGTCATGTCCCAGATTCAGGCCGAAGCCTTTGCCGGTGCCGGACTGACCGCCCGGAACGTCTCCATCGGCGTCATCGACGCGGGCTTCCACGGAGCCGATTCTACCGGCGCCCTCCGGCATATTTTCGCCCGGAAAGGAATCCGGGAAATCCGGGACTACGTCAATCCGGCGCGCCCGCTCAACAGCTTTTTCCAGTCGCTGGAAACCATGTCCGATTTTCACGGCACGGAAGTCATGACGGCCATTGCGGGCCTCGACCCGGCGGATAACGTCCTGCAGGGACTGGCTACCGACGCCACGTTTTACCTCGCCCGCACCGACCACGGCGGACGCGAATTCCGGGGCGAAGAAGACAACTGGATTTCGGCGATGGAATGGATGGACAGCCTAGGCGTCCGGCTCATCAACACCTCGCTGGGCTACGCCAAAGGCTTTTCGGACCCGAAGGAAAATTACCAGCCAACCCAGATGGACGGCCATACGAGCCTCATCAGCAAAGCGGCCCAGCTGGCCGCCGACAAGAAAGGCATGCTGATTATCGTGTCGGCCGGCAACGAAGGCGACGACCGGACGTGGCGCATCATCTCGACGCCCGCCGACGCGCAGGGCGTGCTGGCCGTGGGGGCCACCAACGCCAAAGTCTGGAACCGCATCGGCTACAGCAGCATCGGTCCGGAGTTTCTGCCCTATCTGAAACCGAACGTTGCCTGCTTTTCGCTGTACGGCACTTCGCTTTCGGCTCCGGTCATCACCGGCTTTGCCGCCTGTCTGATGCAGGCCAATCCAAAGCTGACCAACAAAGAACTGATTTCGATCATCGAAAAATCGTCCCATCTGTACCCCTACGGCAACAACTTTGTGGGCTACGGCGTCCCGCAGGCATCGCGGGCGCTGGCGCTGGCGCAGGGCCAGTTTGTGCCGCCTACGGCCAAATCCATCAAAGTGACGGGCCGTACCTACGCCCTCAGACTCCCCGACTACCACGAACCGACCGTTTCACTTTTCCGGAAAAAAGACGAAATGCACGTGCTGGCCCAGGAGGCGGCCCGCATCCAGAACGGCAAACTGGTCCTGACCCGTCAGCACGGCGAGCGCCGCACGACGGTGGATCTGAAGCAGGAAGTGATCGAGGTGATCTGGGAATGA
- a CDS encoding aminopeptidase P N-terminal domain-containing protein: MRYQPISSQLFIRNRQRLLTMLQPYSLVILHSNDIMPTNADGTMGFRQNSDLFYLTGVDQEETMLVLCPDHPDEKFREVLFLRETSELIEIWEGHKLTKEEAEQTSGIPARQIYWTSQFETVFINMVFEAETIYLNSNEHTRNSSEVESRESRQIRQFRDRYPLHHLKRLAPLMHNLRAIKQPEEVELMREACRITEAGFRRLLNFVKPGVQEYEIEAELLHEFVRQRSRGFAYTPIIASGANACVLHYIANDQPCKDGDVILLDVAAEYANYNADLTRCLPVSGRFTPRQKDVYNAVLRVMNEAKKMLVSGNLWDEYHVEVGKVMESELIGLGLLKKHEVEAQDPAAPLYKKYFMHGTSHFLGLDVHDVGNKYRRFEPGMVFTCEPGIYIREEGLGIRLENNILITESGNIDLMATIPIEADEIEELMTNKQS; this comes from the coding sequence ATGCGCTACCAACCCATTTCCAGTCAACTGTTTATCCGAAACCGCCAGCGGCTGCTGACGATGCTTCAGCCCTACTCGCTGGTCATCCTGCATTCCAACGACATCATGCCCACCAACGCCGACGGGACAATGGGCTTCCGGCAGAACAGCGACCTGTTTTACCTGACCGGCGTCGATCAGGAAGAAACCATGCTGGTGCTTTGCCCGGACCATCCGGACGAGAAATTCCGGGAAGTGCTTTTCCTGCGCGAAACCAGCGAACTCATCGAAATCTGGGAAGGCCATAAACTCACCAAGGAAGAAGCCGAGCAGACCTCCGGCATCCCGGCCCGGCAGATTTACTGGACGAGCCAGTTCGAGACGGTCTTCATCAACATGGTCTTTGAGGCGGAGACGATCTATCTCAACAGCAACGAGCACACCCGGAATTCCTCGGAGGTCGAGTCGCGCGAGAGCCGCCAGATTCGCCAGTTTCGGGACCGATACCCGCTGCACCATCTGAAGCGGCTCGCGCCGCTGATGCACAACCTGCGGGCGATCAAACAGCCGGAAGAGGTGGAACTGATGCGGGAAGCCTGCCGGATTACGGAAGCGGGTTTCCGGCGGCTGCTGAATTTTGTAAAGCCCGGCGTGCAGGAGTACGAAATCGAAGCCGAACTGCTGCACGAGTTTGTCCGCCAGCGTTCGCGCGGCTTTGCCTACACGCCCATCATCGCCTCGGGGGCCAATGCCTGCGTGCTGCACTACATCGCCAACGACCAGCCTTGCAAGGACGGCGACGTCATCCTGCTCGACGTGGCGGCCGAATACGCCAACTACAACGCCGACCTCACGCGCTGCCTGCCCGTCAGCGGACGGTTTACGCCCCGTCAGAAGGACGTTTACAATGCCGTGCTGCGGGTGATGAACGAGGCGAAGAAAATGCTGGTGTCCGGCAACCTCTGGGATGAGTACCACGTCGAGGTGGGCAAGGTCATGGAGTCGGAGCTGATTGGACTGGGGCTGCTCAAAAAGCACGAAGTGGAGGCCCAGGACCCGGCCGCCCCGCTCTATAAAAAGTATTTCATGCACGGCACCTCCCACTTCCTGGGACTCGACGTGCACGATGTGGGGAACAAATACCGGCGTTTCGAACCGGGAATGGTCTTCACCTGCGAACCCGGCATCTACATCCGCGAGGAAGGTCTGGGCATTCGTCTGGAAAACAACATTCTCATCACCGAATCCGGCAACATCGACCTGATGGCAACCATCCCCATCGAAGCCGACGAGATCGAAGAATTAATGACCAACAAACAGTCGTAA
- a CDS encoding TetR/AcrR family transcriptional regulator, translating to MKKVIKRNRQMTMERILNALGEVIAERGAEKAGINAVAEKAGVNKVLIYRYFGGYEGLMERFIQQGHFLSFFNEQFLESNAEGMTTENRSRIWTDYMVSLLRELKSRRSSQELIKWELANITSDLSKKLADIRNESLQKVVAQFAPHGSKDPAAITAVMLAGITHLGMLSAYSYKILDVDLQSEDGWQRIERAIQSIYHGLDLALKEEESQKQS from the coding sequence ATGAAAAAAGTAATTAAACGAAATCGGCAGATGACGATGGAGCGCATCCTGAATGCGCTGGGTGAGGTGATTGCCGAACGGGGTGCCGAGAAAGCCGGCATCAACGCAGTTGCCGAAAAAGCAGGAGTCAACAAAGTTTTGATATATCGGTATTTCGGCGGGTATGAGGGGTTGATGGAGCGTTTTATCCAGCAGGGCCATTTCCTGTCCTTCTTCAACGAACAGTTTCTGGAATCCAATGCCGAAGGAATGACCACGGAGAACCGGAGCCGTATCTGGACCGATTACATGGTCAGTCTGCTTCGGGAGCTGAAAAGCCGCCGCTCTTCCCAGGAGCTCATCAAGTGGGAACTGGCCAACATCACCTCTGATCTGAGCAAAAAACTGGCAGACATCCGCAATGAATCGTTGCAGAAGGTAGTCGCCCAGTTTGCCCCGCACGGGTCAAAGGACCCGGCGGCCATCACGGCGGTCATGCTGGCGGGCATCACGCATCTGGGCATGCTCTCGGCATATAGTTATAAAATTCTGGACGTTGACCTGCAGTCTGAAGACGGCTGGCAGCGCATCGAACGGGCAATCCAAAGCATCTATCACGGCCTCGATCTAGCCCTCAAAGAGGAAGAAAGTCAGAAACAGTCGTAA
- a CDS encoding WapI family immunity protein, protein MILTGPRSTFELNILDYEYQHSASNLDRNWLLMGLRTRWQGHEATLTAPLLLTWELELLVKWLNFIATTSQPLPRLQFTEPCLSFECLSVSATDFLLQIKLDCEASPYWHTDLSSAFWLPVIPSRLELVEATEQLREELCAFPERA, encoded by the coding sequence ATGATACTTACTGGTCCCCGGAGCACTTTTGAGCTCAACATACTGGATTATGAATACCAGCATTCTGCCTCGAACCTCGACCGCAACTGGCTGCTGATGGGATTGCGTACCCGCTGGCAGGGGCACGAAGCGACGCTGACCGCCCCGCTCCTGCTTACCTGGGAGCTGGAACTGCTGGTTAAATGGCTCAATTTTATCGCCACCACTTCCCAGCCGCTGCCCCGGCTTCAGTTCACCGAGCCTTGTCTGAGTTTCGAATGCCTCTCCGTAAGCGCAACCGATTTTCTGCTCCAGATCAAACTCGACTGCGAAGCCTCGCCGTACTGGCATACCGATTTATCCTCAGCGTTCTGGCTTCCGGTAATCCCCTCGCGCCTCGAATTAGTTGAGGCCACCGAACAGCTGCGGGAAGAGCTCTGCGCCTTCCCCGAACGGGCTTAA
- a CDS encoding saccharopine dehydrogenase family protein, translating to MSKVLIIGAGGVGSVVAHKCAMNADVFTEIMLASRTVAKCEKIAAEIKEMHGVTIQTAQVDADVVAEVVMLIKRFQPVLVINVALPYQDLPIMDACLETRTHYLDTANYEPKDVAKFEYSWQWAYKERFEQAGIMALLGCGFDPGATQVFTAYAAKHHFDEMHYLDIVDCNAGNHGKAFATNFNPEINIREITQPGRYWENGEWVEIPAMSIHKPIAYPAIGERESYVLYHEELESLVKNFPTLKRARFWMTFGQAYITHLQVLENVGMTSIKPIKFQGVDIVPLEFLKAVLPAPDTLGENYTGQTSIGCQIKGIKDGQEKTYFIWNNCDHAETYKEVRGQAVSYTTGVPAMIGAMLMLKGEWMKPGVWNCEEMNPDPFIEQMNKQGLPVQDAVNQPLSVEA from the coding sequence ATGTCTAAAGTGCTCATTATCGGAGCCGGGGGCGTAGGAAGCGTCGTGGCACACAAATGCGCCATGAACGCCGACGTTTTCACGGAGATCATGCTCGCCAGCCGGACCGTTGCCAAGTGCGAAAAAATTGCGGCCGAAATCAAGGAAATGCACGGCGTCACGATCCAGACGGCCCAGGTGGATGCCGACGTGGTGGCCGAAGTCGTGATGCTTATCAAGCGTTTTCAGCCGGTGCTGGTCATCAATGTGGCCCTGCCGTACCAGGACCTGCCCATCATGGATGCCTGCCTGGAAACCCGGACGCACTACCTCGACACGGCCAATTACGAGCCGAAAGACGTGGCCAAGTTTGAATACAGCTGGCAGTGGGCTTACAAAGAGCGCTTCGAGCAGGCGGGCATCATGGCCCTGCTGGGCTGCGGTTTCGACCCCGGCGCGACGCAGGTCTTCACGGCCTACGCCGCCAAACACCACTTCGACGAGATGCACTACCTCGACATTGTGGACTGCAACGCGGGCAACCACGGAAAGGCGTTCGCCACCAACTTCAACCCCGAAATCAACATCCGCGAGATTACCCAGCCGGGCCGCTACTGGGAGAATGGCGAATGGGTCGAGATTCCGGCCATGTCCATCCACAAACCGATTGCCTATCCGGCCATCGGCGAGCGCGAGTCGTACGTGCTCTACCACGAGGAACTGGAGTCGCTGGTCAAAAATTTCCCCACGCTGAAGCGCGCCCGCTTCTGGATGACCTTCGGCCAGGCGTACATCACGCACCTGCAGGTCCTGGAAAACGTCGGCATGACGAGCATCAAACCCATCAAATTCCAGGGCGTCGATATCGTACCGCTTGAGTTCCTGAAAGCCGTGCTGCCCGCTCCGGATACGCTGGGCGAGAACTACACCGGCCAAACCTCCATCGGCTGCCAGATCAAGGGCATCAAGGACGGTCAGGAAAAAACGTATTTCATCTGGAACAACTGCGACCACGCCGAAACCTACAAAGAGGTACGCGGGCAGGCCGTCAGCTACACGACCGGCGTTCCGGCCATGATCGGCGCCATGCTGATGCTGAAAGGCGAGTGGATGAAACCCGGCGTCTGGAACTGCGAGGAAATGAACCCAGACCCGTTCATCGAACAAATGAACAAACAGGGGTTGCCGGTGCAGGACGCGGTGAACCAGCCCCTGAGCGTGGAAGCGTAA
- a CDS encoding sensor histidine kinase yields the protein MAVSLWVCLFNAAFTAVFLFSILLAGIQYVFRRDRALWYYAAYLLSCCLFFLFDRPSLPLIEPIFPAWPLYVDQWSTLLNLANLVFYFLFANEFLFFRTVDPRTSRMLRLVVWALVGYLLLDRVLVWGFGISDVGRWGSERVKEILGVFGLYILYRVFRLRNPMVSLFAVGSLCFTVGSLTALVLARLDRPFATDEAPFLFVQIGCLLEITFFNLGLNYRARQLEQSNLQLALASQGERDRIARDLHDDVGSVLSSLAFYSDAAGQLYQRGRYGELYELLQKIAAQARRTIEQMSDVVWSIQDPMPSAESLRARLLKTAHDLTTSGHQTITVSTPLSALHTDAVLPANVLRNLYLIGKEALHNAVKYAGAHEIRLAVFYEGPSLVMEIKDDGCGFEPDQTGSGNGLFNMQQRAETAGASLDLKSVPGVGTVVRVQYTPDPAKDNHSVAGLDDPVTMAELRRQPVNKPDNAGHVI from the coding sequence ATGGCTGTAAGTCTCTGGGTATGTTTGTTCAATGCCGCTTTTACGGCGGTTTTCCTTTTCAGCATTCTGCTGGCGGGCATACAGTACGTCTTTCGCCGCGACCGCGCGCTCTGGTACTATGCCGCCTATCTGCTGTCGTGCTGCCTGTTTTTCCTCTTCGACCGGCCTTCCCTGCCCCTGATCGAACCGATTTTTCCGGCCTGGCCGCTCTACGTGGACCAGTGGAGTACGCTGCTGAATCTGGCGAATCTGGTTTTTTACTTTCTGTTTGCCAATGAGTTTCTGTTCTTCCGCACCGTCGATCCCCGGACGAGCCGAATGCTCAGGCTGGTCGTCTGGGCACTGGTGGGCTATCTGCTGCTGGACCGGGTGCTGGTCTGGGGCTTCGGCATTTCGGACGTCGGCCGCTGGGGCAGCGAACGGGTGAAGGAAATTCTCGGCGTTTTCGGCCTGTATATTCTGTACCGGGTTTTCCGGCTGCGCAATCCGATGGTGAGTCTGTTCGCCGTCGGTTCCCTCTGTTTTACCGTCGGGTCGCTGACGGCCCTGGTGCTGGCGCGACTGGACAGGCCGTTTGCGACGGACGAAGCGCCTTTTTTGTTCGTTCAAATCGGGTGTCTGCTCGAAATTACCTTTTTCAATCTGGGGCTGAATTACCGCGCCCGGCAACTGGAACAAAGCAACCTGCAACTGGCGCTGGCGTCGCAAGGTGAGCGGGACCGCATCGCCCGCGACCTGCACGATGATGTCGGGAGTGTCCTGAGCAGTCTGGCCTTTTACAGCGACGCGGCCGGGCAATTGTACCAGCGCGGCCGCTACGGCGAGCTGTACGAACTGCTCCAGAAAATCGCCGCTCAGGCCCGGCGGACCATCGAGCAGATGAGCGATGTCGTCTGGTCGATTCAGGACCCGATGCCCAGCGCCGAATCGCTGCGGGCCCGCCTGCTGAAGACCGCCCACGACCTGACGACTTCCGGCCATCAGACGATTACGGTTTCAACCCCGCTTTCGGCCCTGCATACAGATGCGGTCCTGCCCGCCAATGTTCTGCGCAATCTCTACCTGATTGGCAAGGAAGCGCTGCACAATGCGGTCAAATACGCCGGGGCCCACGAAATCCGGCTGGCGGTTTTTTACGAAGGACCCTCGCTGGTCATGGAAATAAAGGACGACGGCTGCGGTTTTGAGCCAGACCAGACGGGGTCCGGAAACGGCCTGTTCAACATGCAGCAGCGGGCCGAAACCGCCGGGGCTTCGCTCGATCTGAAGTCCGTACCGGGCGTCGGGACCGTGGTGCGGGTGCAGTACACGCCCGACCCGGCGAAAGACAATCACTCCGTCGCGGGCCTCGACGATCCGGTCACGATGGCGGAACTGAGGCGGCAACCTGTTAACAAACCGGATAATGCGGGTCACGTTATTTGA
- a CDS encoding response regulator: protein MRVTLFEDDAALRDSLRVLFSSLPGIELVGAHASPRQWSLHLPHERPDVILMDIEMPGLNGIEATRAIHAAFPEINIVMLTVFQEDDKIFQALCAGAVGYLLKQSTPTQLVEALRDACAGGSPMSPAIARRTVHLFQRLAGNRPTSAPVQPLTLRERETLRYLVDGLSYKLIADRMGISYETVRSHIKHIYEKLHVASMTEAVARALREGLV, encoded by the coding sequence ATGCGGGTCACGTTATTTGAAGATGATGCCGCTCTGCGGGATTCCCTGCGGGTTTTGTTCAGCAGCCTGCCCGGGATTGAGCTGGTGGGGGCGCACGCCAGCCCCCGGCAGTGGTCGCTTCACCTGCCGCACGAGCGGCCGGATGTGATTCTGATGGATATCGAAATGCCGGGACTCAACGGCATCGAGGCCACCCGGGCCATTCACGCGGCCTTTCCGGAAATCAACATTGTCATGCTGACGGTTTTTCAGGAAGACGACAAAATCTTCCAGGCGCTCTGTGCCGGAGCGGTGGGGTATCTGCTGAAACAGTCAACCCCGACCCAGCTGGTCGAGGCGCTGCGGGATGCCTGCGCGGGCGGCTCGCCCATGTCTCCGGCCATTGCCCGCCGGACCGTACACCTGTTTCAGCGACTGGCCGGCAACCGGCCGACTTCTGCCCCTGTACAACCCCTGACGCTTCGGGAACGCGAAACCCTGCGCTATCTGGTCGACGGCCTGAGCTACAAACTGATTGCCGACCGGATGGGCATCAGTTACGAAACCGTACGCTCGCACATCAAGCATATCTACGAAAAACTGCACGTCGCCTCCATGACGGAGGCCGTCGCCAGGGCCCTGCGGGAAGGGCTTGTGTAA
- a CDS encoding EthD family reductase — protein MISLTVLYPKTAESHFDMAYYLQKHVPLVQKRLSPLGLVQIELEEGVAGGAPDTKAGFAVIGRLYFPAIEDLQKALAAHGPELIGDIPNFTDVPPQMQVSRLLDVPAPV, from the coding sequence ATGATTTCACTAACTGTCCTTTATCCAAAGACCGCCGAAAGCCATTTCGATATGGCCTATTACCTCCAGAAGCACGTTCCGCTGGTGCAGAAACGCCTCTCGCCGCTGGGGCTGGTGCAGATAGAACTGGAAGAGGGCGTGGCAGGCGGCGCGCCGGACACAAAGGCAGGTTTCGCCGTGATCGGGCGGCTGTATTTTCCCGCCATCGAGGATCTGCAGAAGGCCCTCGCCGCTCACGGCCCCGAGCTGATCGGCGACATTCCGAACTTCACCGATGTGCCGCCGCAAATGCAGGTAAGCCGCCTTCTTGACGTTCCTGCGCCGGTCTGA
- a CDS encoding SusD/RagB family nutrient-binding outer membrane lipoprotein encodes MKPYKKLIQALPLAALLWSATGCSDFLETNVNPNLATSSTPNLLLTSAGGNIGYTMGSDIHRYTMLFSQQFAAQNGRQTEAYDAYTIQPTEVNQTFRANFYAGPLADLEQILRRDATATHPFYFGIAKVLKAFSFGVITDLWGDVPYTEAFKGTDNLQPKPDASKDIYDNLIKLIDEGIADLRKTSSLTAPAGDDYFYGGNAQRWIRLANTLKLRLYLHMLNANTVTPQAVAAFVQANEANFMASTADDFQLRFETVANKQNPIHQFILSRTDDIAVSATIVNLMNGKADPRRASYFTPMPFSPANLTTPPSGTTGYVGLANGTGNNTVRNNLSRLHTYVRGAVTTTAIPAGPNLTVSGATGLNYDGSAPIRMLLFSEYNFIRAELALRYGVGTAADAERFYQAGIRASFANAGVAAQADAYIARQGTLTGTPDARLRQIIEEKYVANYMVAVEPWNDWRRTGFPDLSKIPTSNPNLGNSGRVPRALPYPQQEVDANPNLKQRANGNLSERPVFWDTRTTGPQ; translated from the coding sequence ATGAAACCATACAAGAAACTCATTCAGGCCCTGCCCCTCGCCGCTTTGCTGTGGAGCGCCACCGGCTGTTCGGATTTTCTGGAAACGAACGTCAATCCCAACCTCGCCACGTCGAGCACGCCGAACCTGCTGCTGACCAGCGCGGGCGGCAACATCGGCTACACGATGGGCAGCGACATTCACCGCTATACGATGCTGTTCTCGCAGCAGTTTGCCGCCCAGAACGGCCGGCAGACCGAGGCGTACGATGCCTATACCATCCAGCCGACGGAAGTCAACCAGACGTTCCGGGCCAATTTCTACGCCGGTCCGCTGGCCGACCTGGAGCAGATTCTTCGCCGCGACGCAACGGCCACGCACCCGTTCTATTTCGGTATTGCCAAAGTGCTCAAAGCATTTTCGTTTGGCGTCATTACCGACCTCTGGGGCGACGTACCCTATACCGAGGCGTTTAAGGGCACCGACAATCTGCAGCCGAAACCCGATGCGTCGAAGGATATTTACGACAACCTCATCAAACTCATCGACGAAGGCATTGCCGACCTGCGCAAGACCTCCTCGCTGACCGCCCCGGCCGGAGACGACTATTTCTACGGCGGGAACGCCCAGCGCTGGATCCGGCTCGCCAACACGCTGAAACTGCGGCTGTATCTGCACATGCTGAATGCCAACACCGTGACGCCCCAGGCGGTAGCCGCCTTTGTCCAGGCCAACGAAGCCAACTTCATGGCCTCGACCGCCGACGATTTTCAGCTTCGTTTTGAAACGGTGGCCAACAAGCAGAATCCGATTCACCAGTTCATCCTTTCCCGGACCGACGATATTGCCGTCAGCGCCACCATCGTCAACCTGATGAACGGCAAGGCCGACCCGCGGCGGGCATCGTACTTTACGCCCATGCCGTTCAGCCCGGCGAACCTCACCACGCCGCCGAGCGGCACGACGGGCTATGTCGGACTGGCGAACGGCACCGGCAACAACACGGTCCGTAACAACCTGTCCCGGCTGCACACCTACGTGCGCGGGGCCGTCACCACGACGGCCATCCCGGCCGGACCGAACCTGACCGTTTCGGGCGCAACGGGCCTGAACTACGACGGGTCGGCTCCCATCCGGATGCTGCTTTTCTCCGAATACAACTTCATCCGGGCCGAACTGGCGCTGCGGTATGGCGTCGGGACCGCGGCGGATGCCGAACGCTTCTATCAGGCGGGCATCCGGGCGTCGTTTGCCAATGCCGGGGTAGCTGCTCAGGCGGATGCCTACATCGCCCGGCAGGGCACGCTGACCGGCACCCCGGACGCCCGGCTGCGGCAGATCATTGAGGAGAAATACGTGGCTAACTACATGGTCGCGGTCGAACCCTGGAACGACTGGCGGCGGACGGGCTTCCCCGATCTGTCGAAGATTCCGACCAGCAATCCGAACCTGGGCAACAGCGGCCGGGTGCCCCGCGCCCTGCCCTACCCGCAGCAGGAAGTTGACGCCAATCCGAACCTGAAGCAGCGGGCCAACGGCAACCTGAGCGAACGCCCGGTCTTCTGGGACACGCGAACGACGGGTCCGCAGTAA